TCGAACCCTACCGCATCAAGGTCGTCGAGAAGATCGAGCGGGTCAGCCGCGACGAGCGCATCCGGCTGCTGAAGGAGGCGGGCTACAACGTCTTCAAGGTGCCGTCGCGGGCCATCTACGTCGACCTGCTCACCGACAGCGGCACCAGCGCCATGAGCGACATGCAGTGGGCCGCCCTGATGACGGGCGACGAGGCCTACGCCTACAGCCGCAGCTTCCAGGACTTCGAGGAGACCATCCGCGACATCTTCGGCTACCGGCATGTCATCCCCACGCACCAGGGACGCGCCGCCGAGGGCCTGCTCTTCGCCACGACCCTGCGCGAGGGTTCGGTCGTCCCCAACAACATCCATTTCGACACGACGCGGGCCAACGTCGAGCACCAGGGCGCCATCGCGCTCGACTGCATCGCCGACGCGGGCCTCGATCCGACCCTCGAGGCGCCGTTCAAGGGCGACATGAGCATCGCCAAGCTGCGCGCCGCGTTCGCGAAGTACGGCACGGGGCGCATTCCCTACGTGATGCTCACCATCACCAACAACAGCGGCGGCGGCCAGCCGGTGAGCCTGGCCAACATGCGCGAGGTCTCCGCCGTGTGCGCCGAGATGGGGGTGCCCCTCATCTTCGACGCCTGCCGCTTCGCCGAGAACGCGTGGTTCATCCAGCAGCGCGAGCCGGGCTACGCCGACAAGTCGATCAAGGAGATCTCGCGGGAGATGTTCGCCCTCGGCCAGGGCTGCACCATGAGCGCGAAGAAGGACGCGCTGGTCAACATCGGCGGCTTCCTGTGCCTCGACGACGACACCATGGCCATGAACGCCACCAACCTGCTCATCCTGCGCGAAGGGTTCCCCACCTACGGCGGCCTGGCCGGACGCGATCTCGCCGCGGTCGCCCAGGGCCTGCGCGAGGTCCTCGATCCGGACTACCTGGCCTACCGCATCGGGCAGGTGGCCCGCCTCGGCCGGCGCCTCGACGAACTGGGCGTGCCCTATCTGCGGCCGACCGGTGGCCACGCCGTCTACGTCGACGCCAGGCGCGCCCTGCCGCACATTCCGCAGCACGAGTTCCCGGCGCAGGTCTTCACCGCCGCGCTGTACGCCGAGGGCGGCGTGCGCGGGGTCGAGATCGGCAGCCTCATGTTCGAGCACCGCGACCCGGACACGGGGGAGATGGTCCATCCGGCCATGGAGCTGGTGCGTCTGGCGGTGCCGCGCCGCGTCTACACCCACACCCAGCTCGACTACGTGGCCGAATGCTGCGCCCGGGTCATGGCCCTCGGCGAACGCCTGCGGGGCCTGGAGATCATGTGGGAGCCCCCGGCCCTCCGCCATTTCACGGCGACCCTGCGGCCGGTCGGCGGCGGGGCCATGCTGCAGGAGGCCTAGGCTTGGCCGCCCCGGACATCGCCGGCGAGGGGTTTCCCGCCGACCTGTGGCCGGACGTGGCGCCCCGCGTGGCCCCGGCCCTCGTGCACCTGGAACTGGGGGCGAGCTTCAGCCGCGTCGTGCTGGCGGCCGACGACCTGCCCGGCGACGACGAGGCGTGGTACCGCCTGCTGCCGCCGCGGTCGAGCGGCGACGCGCCCGAACTGGTGCTCTCCTGCCACCCGGATTCGTTCTGCCGGCCGCGTCCGCTGCGCAGCACCGAATACCCGCCGCGGGCCATCTGGGAACAGCGGCGGGCGCCGCGCGACGACGAACCGGTGGAGCGCACCGAGTTCGCGGCCGCCCGGACCGACGCCTTCCTGCACCACCACCTGCTGACGCTGCGGGACCTCCTGGTCGGCGAGCTGGCGGACCGGGAGCTCCCGGCGCAGCGGGCCGAAGCCTTCGCCGCGGCCTGGGCGGTGACGGTCGACGGCCGGCTCGAACGGGCGGGGTGGCCGGGCTTTCCGCTGGCCGAGCGCCGGGCGCGGTTCTCGCGGCTGTTCAGCTCCGCGGGCATCATCCTGCCCGAGCACTGGCAGATCTTCCACGCCCTCTGGGACGGCGCCCTGGCCACCCGCAGGGACGTGGCGGCCATCGTCCGGCAGCTTCCGCGGCTGTGAAATCGGCCGCCGGCGGAGCCGGCGATAGGATTTGCTTTTTCGCGTCCGATGCCCCAATTTCATGGGGCTGAAGGCAACTGTTGACGGCACCCCCATCCGAACCTAGGATGACCGCTGCCGAATCGTCGCCCCGTGTCGGAAACTCCGGCGCATCGCGGAAAAAGGGCCGCTGGAAGTGACCCCGGCGGGGCCTTCCGGTTGCCGGTTGCCGCATTACCGCATGATGTCCGGCATCCCACCTGCCGGGCGCGCAAGATACCTATTTGGGAGGTTGGTTCATGTTCGGTGTTTCTTCCCCGCGTCGTTGGGTTTCCGCTTTGCTGCTGGGCCTGCTGGCTGTGACCCTGTTTGGCATGATCGGTTGCGGAGAAAAGGAAGCGGCGGACCCCTACGTCTTCGATTCGCTGCGTCGGATCACCCGCGGCGACACCCTGAGCCCGGGCTTCCTCTTCGAGATCGACGCGCCCGAGTTCGAGTACGTGCGCGGCAACACCGCGATCATCCGCGACGGCAACCTCCTGGAGTTCCTCGTGGCCGAGGATCTCGAGAACAACTACCGCAACCTCTCCGGTGCCCTGCTCGGCGTGAAGAAGACCTTCAGCCCGCAGCCCACCCACCTGGTGCTGCAGCGCGTCAAGCGCAACGGCATCGTCGAGGCCGACAGCCTGCCCGCGCCGAAGAGCTACGTGCTGCCCACGCTGATGCGCGCCGGCGCCGTCGACCTGGACACCCCGGGCGCCCCGCTGCCGGACATCGGCTGGAGCTCCAAGGAAATCAAGGAGGCCCGCGCCACCTACCTGCCGGAGAACGAGGGCGATCCCCTGAAGCCCGTGCAGAGCGGCATCGAGAACTTCGTGTACATGCCGCGCCACGACCTGGCCGACAGCGTGGCCATGAATCCGTCCGCCAAGGACTTCGCCTGGTACGCGGTCTTCCCCGAGGCGACGCTCGAGATCGTCGATCTCACCGACGGCGCCCAGTGGATGATGCACCTGCTCCTGGACAAGGACCTGCCGCTCATCGGTTCGTTCTCGCTCGTCAGCCTGAACGACAACTACCAGGAGCGGAAGATCGAGCACGAGGGTCTCGGTCGCGTGGTGGGCACGATGAAGATCAACTGGTTCAAGTACGGCAACACCTTCGTCCAGGCCAGCGAGGACGAGTAGCGCCGCACGCACCGAACAGGACGACCAGCGGAAGGGCCTCCCCGGCGGGGAGGCCC
This bacterium DNA region includes the following protein-coding sequences:
- a CDS encoding tryptophanase — translated: MDHPRRPDEKPLARLEHTFEPYRIKVVEKIERVSRDERIRLLKEAGYNVFKVPSRAIYVDLLTDSGTSAMSDMQWAALMTGDEAYAYSRSFQDFEETIRDIFGYRHVIPTHQGRAAEGLLFATTLREGSVVPNNIHFDTTRANVEHQGAIALDCIADAGLDPTLEAPFKGDMSIAKLRAAFAKYGTGRIPYVMLTITNNSGGGQPVSLANMREVSAVCAEMGVPLIFDACRFAENAWFIQQREPGYADKSIKEISREMFALGQGCTMSAKKDALVNIGGFLCLDDDTMAMNATNLLILREGFPTYGGLAGRDLAAVAQGLREVLDPDYLAYRIGQVARLGRRLDELGVPYLRPTGGHAVYVDARRALPHIPQHEFPAQVFTAALYAEGGVRGVEIGSLMFEHRDPDTGEMVHPAMELVRLAVPRRVYTHTQLDYVAECCARVMALGERLRGLEIMWEPPALRHFTATLRPVGGGAMLQEA